A region of Leclercia adecarboxylata DNA encodes the following proteins:
- a CDS encoding exoribonuclease II, giving the protein MLQDNPLLAQLKQQLHSQTPRAEGVVKATEKGFGFLEVDAQKSYFIPPPQMKKVMHGDRITAVIHSEKDRESAEPEELIEPFLTRFVGKVLRKDDRLSIVPDHPLLKDAIPCRAERGVTHDFKEGDWAVAEMRRHPLKGDRGFYAELTQFITFGEDHFVPWWVTLARHNLEKEAPEGAATEMLDEGLERRDLTALNFVTIDSASTEDMDDALYVEEQADGKLLLTVAIADPTAWIAEGTPLDNAAKIRAFTNYLPGFNIPMLPRELSDNLCSLRANEVRPVLACRMTIAADGTIEENIEFFAALIESKAKLVYDEVSDWLENSGTWQPESDAIAEQIRLLQRVCLSRSEWRKTHALVFKDRPDYRFILGEKGEVLDIVAEPRRIANRIVEESMIAANICAARVLRDKLGFGIYNVHTGFDPANSEALAALLKTHDVHVDPQEVLTLNGFCKLRRELDAQPSGFLDSRIRRFQSFAEISTEPGPHFGLGLEAYATWTSPIRKYGDMVNHRLLKAIVKGETIARPQDDATVQMAERRRLNRMAERDVGDWLYARFLKDKAGTDTRFAAEIIDISRGGMRVRLVDNGAVAFIPAPFLHAVRDELVCSQENGTVQIKGEVAYKVTEVIDVTIAEVRMETRSVIARPAV; this is encoded by the coding sequence AACAGCAACTGCATTCCCAGACGCCACGCGCTGAAGGGGTCGTAAAAGCCACGGAAAAAGGCTTTGGCTTCCTTGAAGTCGATGCGCAGAAAAGTTACTTCATTCCGCCTCCGCAGATGAAGAAGGTGATGCACGGCGATCGTATTACGGCCGTGATCCATAGCGAAAAGGATCGTGAATCCGCCGAGCCTGAAGAATTAATTGAACCCTTCCTGACCCGTTTTGTGGGTAAGGTACTGAGAAAAGATGACCGTCTGTCCATCGTTCCGGACCATCCCCTGCTGAAAGACGCCATCCCCTGCCGCGCTGAGCGTGGCGTGACCCATGATTTCAAAGAAGGTGACTGGGCCGTGGCAGAAATGCGCCGTCATCCTCTGAAGGGCGATCGCGGTTTTTATGCTGAACTGACCCAGTTTATTACCTTCGGCGAAGACCATTTCGTGCCGTGGTGGGTCACTCTCGCACGCCATAACCTCGAAAAAGAGGCCCCGGAGGGCGCAGCGACAGAGATGCTGGACGAAGGTCTGGAGCGTCGCGATCTGACCGCCCTCAATTTTGTCACCATCGACAGCGCCAGCACCGAAGATATGGACGATGCGCTGTATGTTGAAGAGCAGGCTGACGGCAAACTGCTGTTAACCGTAGCGATTGCCGATCCTACGGCCTGGATCGCTGAAGGTACACCGCTTGATAACGCGGCCAAAATCCGTGCCTTTACCAACTATCTGCCGGGCTTCAACATCCCAATGCTGCCGCGTGAACTGTCTGATAATTTATGCTCGCTGCGCGCCAACGAAGTGCGCCCGGTCCTGGCCTGCCGCATGACCATCGCTGCCGACGGCACGATTGAAGAGAACATCGAGTTCTTTGCCGCGCTTATCGAATCGAAAGCCAAGCTGGTATATGACGAGGTCTCTGACTGGCTGGAAAACAGCGGCACCTGGCAGCCAGAATCTGATGCTATTGCCGAACAGATCCGCCTGCTGCAGCGCGTCTGCCTGAGCCGCAGCGAATGGCGTAAAACCCATGCGCTGGTGTTCAAGGATCGTCCTGACTACCGCTTCATTCTCGGTGAAAAAGGCGAAGTGCTGGATATCGTTGCTGAACCACGTCGCATCGCTAACCGTATCGTTGAAGAGTCGATGATTGCGGCCAATATCTGTGCGGCCCGCGTCCTGCGCGACAAGCTTGGATTTGGCATCTATAACGTGCACACCGGTTTTGATCCCGCCAACAGCGAAGCGCTGGCGGCCCTGCTGAAAACGCACGATGTGCATGTGGATCCGCAGGAAGTCCTGACCCTGAATGGTTTCTGTAAACTGCGCCGTGAACTGGATGCTCAGCCGTCTGGTTTCCTCGACAGCCGCATCCGTCGTTTCCAGTCCTTCGCTGAGATCAGCACCGAGCCAGGCCCGCACTTTGGCCTGGGTCTGGAAGCCTACGCTACCTGGACGTCGCCGATTCGTAAGTATGGCGATATGGTTAACCACCGCCTGCTAAAAGCGATCGTCAAAGGCGAAACCATTGCCCGTCCGCAGGACGACGCTACCGTGCAGATGGCCGAGCGTCGTCGCCTTAACCGCATGGCGGAACGTGATGTCGGTGACTGGCTGTATGCCCGCTTCCTGAAAGACAAAGCCGGAACCGACACCCGTTTTGCCGCTGAGATCATCGATATCAGCCGTGGCGGCATGCGCGTACGTCTGGTGGATAACGGCGCCGTGGCCTTCATTCCAGCGCCGTTCCTGCACGCCGTGCGTGACGAACTGGTCTGCAGCCAGGAAAATGGCACCGTGCAGATCAAAGGTGAAGTGGCGTATAAAGTGACCGAAGTTATCGACGTGACTATCGCTGAAGTGCGCATGGAAACACGCAGCGTTATCGCCCGCCCTGCTGTCTGA